Proteins from one Microbacterium proteolyticum genomic window:
- a CDS encoding sensor histidine kinase produces the protein MSTLSELVYAQGRSSEADVEWLHRLAGDGQLLADLAFADIVIWVPTPDDSFVAVAHTRPGGAATLFYRDIVGDRVRPQWRTQVREAFQSGRIVDSASPDWFEETPTRVRAVPIVRELSRDGHAVTTVGVLTRHTNLGETRTPSRQQITFNDCADDLFGMISSGEFPDLKAPTSPRRGAPRASDGLIRLDVDGITTFASPNALSAFNRMGFDDELEGESLAEVTERILPAKRQDVDESLPIVVTGRAPWRADIEARGVQVSLRTIPLRDRGTRIGAIVLSRDVTEIRHQEQELITKDATIREIHHRVKNNLQTVASLLRIQARRTHSDEARDALTQAMRRVSAIAVVHDTLSEGLAQNVDFDDVFARVLKLVAEVAAAPNTRARTRSTGRFGTLPSEYATPLALALTELVTNAVEHGLAGQEGDVEIAAERGDEMLEVRVRDTGVGLPEGQVGRGLGTQIVRTLIQGELGGTIDWHTLMGSGTEVTIEIPLRYIDRVTA, from the coding sequence GTGTCGACACTCAGCGAACTCGTCTACGCCCAAGGCCGCTCCAGCGAGGCCGACGTCGAGTGGCTGCACCGGCTCGCCGGCGACGGCCAGCTGCTCGCCGACCTGGCCTTCGCCGACATCGTGATCTGGGTGCCGACCCCGGACGACTCGTTCGTCGCCGTCGCGCACACGCGTCCCGGGGGAGCGGCGACCCTGTTCTACCGCGACATCGTCGGCGACCGTGTGCGGCCCCAGTGGCGCACGCAGGTGCGCGAGGCGTTCCAGAGCGGACGCATCGTCGACTCGGCATCCCCCGACTGGTTCGAGGAGACGCCGACGCGCGTGCGCGCGGTGCCCATCGTCCGCGAGCTCTCGCGCGACGGCCACGCCGTGACGACGGTGGGCGTGCTCACCCGCCACACCAACCTGGGCGAGACGCGCACGCCCTCGCGTCAGCAGATCACGTTCAACGACTGCGCCGACGATCTGTTCGGCATGATCTCCTCGGGCGAATTCCCCGACCTGAAGGCCCCGACCTCCCCGCGCCGCGGCGCTCCGCGCGCTTCGGACGGCCTCATCCGTCTCGATGTCGACGGCATCACGACCTTCGCGAGCCCGAACGCGCTGTCGGCCTTCAACCGCATGGGCTTCGACGACGAGCTCGAGGGGGAGTCCCTCGCCGAGGTCACCGAGCGCATCCTCCCCGCCAAGCGTCAGGACGTCGACGAGTCGCTGCCCATCGTGGTGACGGGGCGCGCTCCGTGGCGGGCCGACATCGAGGCGCGCGGTGTGCAGGTGTCGCTGCGGACCATCCCGCTCCGCGACCGGGGGACGCGCATCGGCGCGATCGTGCTCAGCCGCGACGTCACCGAGATCCGCCACCAGGAGCAGGAGCTCATCACCAAGGACGCCACGATCCGCGAGATCCACCACCGGGTCAAGAACAACCTGCAGACCGTGGCCTCCCTCCTCCGCATCCAGGCGCGGCGCACGCACTCCGACGAAGCCCGGGATGCCTTGACCCAGGCCATGCGGCGCGTCTCGGCGATCGCGGTGGTCCACGACACGCTGTCCGAGGGGCTGGCCCAGAACGTCGACTTCGACGACGTGTTCGCGCGCGTGCTGAAGCTCGTCGCCGAGGTCGCCGCCGCCCCCAACACCCGGGCGCGCACCCGCAGCACCGGGCGGTTCGGCACCCTTCCGAGCGAATACGCCACGCCCCTCGCGCTCGCGCTGACCGAGCTCGTCACCAACGCCGTCGAGCACGGCCTCGCGGGTCAGGAGGGCGACGTGGAGATCGCCGCTGAACGCGGCGACGAGATGCTCGAGGTGCGGGTGCGCGACACCGGCGTCGGCCTCCCCGAGGGACAGGTGGGCCGGGGCCTGGGCACGCAGATCGTGCGCACGCTCATCCAGGGCGAACTGGGCGGAACCATCGACTGGCACACCCTGATGGGCAGCGGTACCGAGGTCACGATCGAGATCCCGCTGCGCTACATCGACCGCGTCACCGCCTGA
- a CDS encoding WhiB family transcriptional regulator — translation MDWRDKAACLTVDPELFFPVGNTGPAVDQIEKAKSVCARCTVTEVCLQYALESGQDSGVWGGLSEDERRALKRRAARARRAS, via the coding sequence ATGGATTGGCGCGACAAAGCAGCCTGCCTGACCGTCGACCCCGAACTGTTCTTCCCCGTGGGCAACACCGGCCCCGCGGTCGACCAGATCGAGAAGGCCAAGTCGGTCTGCGCACGTTGCACCGTCACCGAGGTCTGCCTGCAGTACGCCCTCGAGTCCGGCCAGGATTCGGGCGTGTGGGGCGGCCTCTCCGAGGATGAGCGCCGCGCCCTCAAGCGCCGCGCTGCGCGCGCCCGCCGCGCGTCCTGA